In Rhodanobacter denitrificans, a single window of DNA contains:
- the ccoS gene encoding cbb3-type cytochrome oxidase assembly protein CcoS, with the protein MNILLVLIPVTLLVVIVAVWLFFWAVNHQQFDDLDSPAQLPLMDDPPEPAPPAETPQHDPTEPP; encoded by the coding sequence ATGAACATCCTGCTGGTGCTGATCCCGGTCACCCTGCTGGTGGTGATCGTCGCGGTATGGCTGTTCTTCTGGGCAGTCAACCACCAGCAGTTCGACGACCTGGACAGCCCCGCGCAGCTGCCGTTGATGGACGATCCGCCCGAGCCGGCGCCGCCTGCGGAAACCCCGCAGCACGACCCCACCGAACCGCCGTAG